From Glycine soja cultivar W05 chromosome 4, ASM419377v2, whole genome shotgun sequence, the proteins below share one genomic window:
- the LOC114408362 gene encoding protein NLP2-like codes for MEYGGLVQNSAYGSFSEIFGPETDFIDELFVEGCWVETRVGSYLNCGGEANSSKPNTMASMETSAQIIFQEESLSDPEISLMVGKRWWIGPRENPGPSSSVKERLVIAVGYLKEYAKNSNLLIQVWVPERRRSARAQPQDNYPYAALLNTTSAFQFQEDWVHDQWTPNIRFFRSHEYPRHLRRPGSLALPVFESGSAMCLGVVEILMPNNPDLHALQSVDFTSSTCHQNFIPPAAVTAKGFDELYQSALNEIVEVLTCVCKAHNLPLALTWAPCIQQGKSGCGHSNDENYVSMVDPASFVADVEVLGFLEACSECHLLGGQGVVGTAFTTTKPCFANDITAFSKAEYPLAHHANMFGLHAAVAIPLLSDSADFVLEFFLPKDCHDTQEQKQMLNSLSMLVQQACRSLHVVMGKEEEEEEEEEELIALPPVGKEMESSSSSSWIAHMMEAQQKGKGVSVSLEYLQEPKQEFRVTTNCNEQVSVGVESGGGEESYTAAFGGRRGARKSAGDKRRTKAEKTISLPVLRQYFAGSLKDAAKSIGVCPTTLKRICRQHGITRWPSRKIKKVGHSLRKLQLVIDSVQGAEGAIQIGSFYTSFPELSSANGVSESSNINNKFFSEYNQGATTFKSPTSPCSQTTILISENQQPLVLGASIQVQEEAKHFAHHLEPLPPAPLPQSSTSLWNTAGTFRVKATFGDEKIRFSLQPNWGFRDLQMEIARRFNLNEISNIQLKYLDDAREWVLLTCDADLDECKDINTSSQSRTIRLFLFQASPLNHANAFRGTSPS; via the exons ATGGAATATGGTGGGTTGGTGCAGAATAGTGCATATGGGAGCTTCTCAGAAATTTTTGGCCCAGAAACGGATTTCATAGATGAACTGTTTGTGGAAGGATGCTGGGTGGAAACAAGGGTTGGATCGTACCTGAATTGTGGGGGGGAGGCTAATTCTTCAAAGCCAAACACGATGGCTAGCATGGAGACGTCGGCGCAAATAATATTCCAAGAAGAATCATTATCAGACCCGGAAATTAGTTTGATGGTGGGGAAGAGATGGTGGATTGGACCAAGGGAGAATCCGGGGCCATCTTCCTCTGTGAAAGAGAGATTAGTTATTGCAGTCGGGTACTTGAAAGAATACGCCAAGAATTCCAATTTGCTGATTCAGGTATGGGTACCCGAACGGAGGAGATCTGCACGTGCTCAGCCTCAGGATAACTACCCATACGCCGCGCTTCTTAATACAACATCAGCTTTTCAGTTTCAGGAGGATTGGGTTCATGACCAGTGGACTCCCAACATCCGCTTCTTCAGAAGTCACGAGTACCCGCGCCATCTACGACGTCCTGGATCTCTCGCACTTCCTGTCTTTGAGAGTGGCTCCGCCATGTGTCTCGGTGTTGTCGAGATTCTCATGCCCAACAACCCCGACCTTCACGCCCTTCAG AGTGTTGATTTTACAAGCAGTACTTGTCATCAGAACTTTATTCCACCTGCAGCCGTGACCGCGAAG GGTTTTGACGAGTTGTACCAAAGTGCATTAAATGAGATAGTAGAAGTTTTGACGTGTGTATGCAAGGCGCATAACTTGCCTTTAGCTCTCACATGGGCTCCCTGCATCCAACAAGGAAAGAGTGGATGTGGGCATTCAAACGATGAGAATTATGTGTCGATGGTGGATCCTGCTAGTTTTGTGGCGGATGTAGAGGTACTGGGTTTCCTGGAAGCGTGCTCTGAGTGTCACCTTTTGGGGGGGCAAGGAGTAGTTGGGACAGCTTTCACAACCACCAAACCTTGTTTTGCAAATGACATAACTGCCTTCAGCAAGGCGGAATATCCTCTGGCGCACCATGCTAACATGTTTGGCTTGCATGCTGCGGTGGCCATTCCACTCCTGAGTGACTCCGCTGATTTTGTGTTAGAGTTTTTCCTGCCAAAGGATTGCCATGACACCCAAGAGCAGAAGCAGATGCTCAACTCCTTGTCTATGCTAGTACAACAAGCTTGCAGGAGTTTGCATGTTGTCATGggaaaggaggaggaggaggaggaggaggaggaggaattaATCGCGTTGCCGCCCGTTGGCAAAGAAATggagtcatcatcatcatcatcctggATTGCACATATGATGGAGGCCCAACAGAAGGGGAAAGGTGTCTCGGTGTCCTTGGAATACCTCCAAGAGCCAAAACAAGAGTTCAGAGTGACAACCAACTGCAATGAACAGGTTAGTGTTGGTGTTGAGAGTGGGGGAGGAGAAGAATCATATACTGCAGCTTTTGGTGGCCGCCGGGGTGCCAGGAAATCAGCTGGCGACAAGAGACGAACCAAGGCAGAGAAGACTATCAGCTTGCCGGTTCTTCGACAATACTTTGCAGGAAGCCTGAAAGACGCTGCCAAGAGCATTGGCG TATGTCCTACCACTCTTAAAAGGATATGCCGACAACATGGGATCACAAGGTGGCCTTCAAGGAAAATTAAGAAGGTAGGCCACTCCTTAAGAAAACTTCAACTTGTCATCGATTCCGTCCAGGGTGCCGAAGGTGCCATTCAAATTGGCTCCTTCTATACCAGTTTCCCAGAGTTGAGCTCTGCCAATGGTGTTTCTGAATCATCCAACAtcaataataagtttttttctgAATATAACCAAGGAGCTACTACTTTCAAATCCCCAACTTCGCCTTGCAGTCAGACCACTATTCTGATTTCAGAGAACCAACAACCACTTGTACTTGGTGCATCAATCCAGGTCCAAGAGGAAGCAAAACATTTCGCCCACCATCTTGAGCCTCTACCACCAGCTCCCTTGCCCCAATCTAGTACTAGTCTCTGGAACACGGCCGGCACTTTTAGAGTCAAAGCTACTTTTGGGGATGAAAAAATCCGCTTTAGCTTGCAACCAAACTGGGGATTCAGAGATTTGCAGATGGAGATTGCTAGACGTTTCAATCTAAACGAGATTAGCAACATTCAGCTCAAGTATTTGGATGATGCTCGAGAGTGGGTTCTTTTAACATGCGATGCTGATCTTGACGAGTGTAAAGACATAAATACATCATCTCAGAGCCGTACAATTAGACTCTTCCTCTTTCAAGCTTCGCCTCTAAATCATGCAAATGCATTTCGAGGCACCAGCCCCTCCTAG